The Cellvibrio zantedeschiae genomic sequence AACAAGATGCTTGGCAGTTTGAGTTGTTGTTGCAGTCTTCCCGAATTGTTACTTATTCACCCGGTGAAATTGTTCTTCAGCGTGGCGATTCGGATCATTGGTTGTTTTTCTTGTTAAAAGGGCGCTTGGCTGTCTATGTCGATGATCCGCTAAAAGGAGAGTTAATCAATTATGTAACTCCCGGTGAAGTGTTTGGCGATTTGGCGCAGCTGATGGGGCAACCTCGCACAGCCACAGTTCTCGCTGAATCCAGCGCGCGAGAATCTATAGTGTTGGCTACTGATGCCTCGATATTTGGTGATGTGAGTTCATCTCGTCCCATCACAATTCAAACTAAACTGGCTTATTATCGCAATACAGTGCATAACCTGCGTTGGAAGCTGGAAGTTTATCGCTCCCAGCATCTGCAACATCCACTTGCCAATAAGCATCGTCAGGTTAAGCTTTACACCGGTGTGAAAGACACACTTGAAGAGTTGAAGGCGCTTTATGAACAAGCACAGGCGCTTGCCAGCCTTTTATTAGAATGGAATAGAGAGTTCGGGGCTTTAAGTGCTGACTCAAGCGTCCAGCAAGATGCCTATAATCTATAAAAAATACGTCGCTAAAACTTTGCTCGCTTAATTTTTGCGTTTCACATGCATTAAGAATTTTAATAATACTGCTGGCCTCCCTGAGGCGCTGTCCTATCTATTGTTTCTATTGGTTGATTGACCTATGAAATTTGAAGACATGAAACTGATTTATGGTTATCCGTTGCAATTGCAAGCAAGCAATAGTGCGGGGCAACCAGAGCGATTTTCCTGCCGTTTAATTGGTTGCCTACCTGGCCGCAGTATTCTCTTGTCTGTACCTAAGTTGGCAGGCAAATTAGTGCGCTTTCGTACGGGTCAAAAATTGGTTGCGCGGTTAATGGTAGATAACGGTATAGGTATATTTGCCAGCACCGTTGAAATCCAAACAGCAGATCCCTACCCTATACTGCATATTAGTTATCCCGACAACGTAAGTTTTAAAGGTATTCGCGGGGCAACGCGAGTGGCTATTGATGAGCCAGTACAAATTGTTAACTTATCGCTTATTAGCGATCAGCAAATTTCGGGTAATGTTGTTGA encodes the following:
- a CDS encoding flagellar brake protein gives rise to the protein MKFEDMKLIYGYPLQLQASNSAGQPERFSCRLIGCLPGRSILLSVPKLAGKLVRFRTGQKLVARLMVDNGIGIFASTVEIQTADPYPILHISYPDNVSFKGIRGATRVAIDEPVQIVNLSLISDQQISGNVVDVSVTGARIEAASAFGEIGHKIQVTMKVAVANIIRDLTLEGIIRSRGEADPQNVSNSIAYGVEFIEPEEDKRLLLYAYVYAQIGSEEIIGS
- a CDS encoding cyclic nucleotide-binding domain-containing protein; the encoded protein is MEIKLLSKLSRDYVEQLLSGIPFFKLVKQQDAWQFELLLQSSRIVTYSPGEIVLQRGDSDHWLFFLLKGRLAVYVDDPLKGELINYVTPGEVFGDLAQLMGQPRTATVLAESSARESIVLATDASIFGDVSSSRPITIQTKLAYYRNTVHNLRWKLEVYRSQHLQHPLANKHRQVKLYTGVKDTLEELKALYEQAQALASLLLEWNREFGALSADSSVQQDAYNL